Below is a genomic region from Microbacterium esteraromaticum.
CAGGCGGTGCTCGCCGACGGCAGAGTGCTGGTCGACTGCCGCCGGATCGATCCCTCGACCGTCGCCTATCTCGCGGTGCCGCGCGTGATCTCCACCGCGGCGCCGGACGACGCAGCCCACTCGGAGGAACACGCATGAACACCGATTCGAACGACGAGCACGATCGCTCGCTTCCGTCTCCGCGCGACCGATTCGGTGAGCGCTTCCGCCCCAATCTCTCCGCCGAGGGGATTCAGGCGCGCGTCATCGAGAACGAGGTGCGATCGCTGACGCAGACGCTCGAGGAGCTGGCCGCGACCGGCGACGTGCCGCGGGCGGCGGCGCTCATTCTCGGCGCGCGCCGACGGTACATCGCAGGCGAGGGCAAAGCGGCGGCATATGCGCAGCTGCTCAACGCCGATCTCTCTGCGACCCTCTCCAACGTCTTTCTCGCCGACGGACGGGCGCTCTCGCCGCTGACCGTGCTCACCGACGTTCGCGCGAGCGACGTGCTGATCGCCTTCTCCATGCGTCGCTATCGCGAGGAGACCATCAGGCTGGGGCGTCTGTTCCATGAGGCAGGAGGGCAGCTCGTCGTGATCACCGACAGTGAGGACGCACCCCTCGCGGGCCGTGCGACCGTGCTGATCCGCGTGCACACCGCCTCGGCCTCGTACGCCGACTCGTCCACCGCGGTCGCCGCCGTGTGCCACCTGCTGAGCACCCTCACCACGGCGAGCTCGAAGGGCGCACGCCGACGCCTCTCGATGCGGGATCACTATGCCGCCGAGCTGGCCTTCTACGGACCGGACCGCGATCAGGAGGCACGCTCATGAGGATCGAACGCGTGCGGCTCTTCTTCGTGAGGCTGCCGCTTCTGCACCGCTTTGAGACCAGCTCGCACAGCAAGGACGGAATCGAGCACGTGGTCGTCGAGCTCACCGACCGTGACGGCACCGTCGGATGGGGCGAGATCGCCTCGCCGAGCGATCCCTTCTTCTGCTCCGAGACCGTCGACACGTCCTGGAACATGGCGGTGCGCCATCTCGTGCATCGCGTGCTCGCGCATGAGTGGGAGCATCCTGCGGATCTCGAGGCGAGCTGGGCGAAAGTGCGCGGGTACGAGTTCGCGAAGGCGGGGTTCGCCGGGGCGGCATGGGACCTCTTCTCCCGGACGCAGGGCATCTCGCTCGCGTCGGCGCTCGGAGGCACACGCAGCGAGGTGCGCTCGGGCGTCTCGCTCGGTATCGAGCCGTCGATCGACGCGCTGCTCGCACAGGTCGAGCGGCAGCTGGAAGCGGGCTACGGTCGGGTGAAGCTGAAGATCGCGCCGGGGTGGGACCTGGAGCCGGTCCGCGCGACACGAGCGGCGTTCCCGAAGATCGATCTGCACGTCGACGCGAACGCCGCGTACCTGCGTGGCGAGGAGTCGACGGCACTGTTCCGCTCCCTCGATGGGTTCGAGCTCACGATGATCGAGCAGCCGTTCGGCGCGCGTGACTTCATCGCCCACGCGGAGCTGCAGGAGCACCTGCAGACGCCGATCTGCCTCGACGAGTCCATCGTGTCGATCGAGGATCTCGAGACGATGCTGCGCATGCGCGCCGGTCGAATCCTGAACATCAAGGTGTCGAGGATGGGTGGCCTCACGCGGGCGAGGCAGGCGCACGATCTCGCCGAACAGTCCGGCGTGCCCGTCTGGTGCGGTGGGATGCACGAGTTCGGGATCGGCCGCGCGACGAACGTGGCGCTCTCGTCGCTGCCGAACTTCTCGCTGCCCTCCGACGTCTCGGGATCCGACAAGTACTACGCCCGCGACATCATCGACCCGCCGGTGCGAGCGATCGACGGGACGGTTGCCGTATCGACGTCGCCGGGACTCGGGCACCGTGTCGATGTCGACTGGATCGAACGCGAGGCGCTGCAGACCTTCGACTCGGCGCTCGCCGACCAGGCGGGTGCCGCGACCCGCGTGCCCGTGGCCGCGGGAGGCGTCGCGTGAGTGGGGCGGAGACGTCGAGCTACCCGGTGATCGACGGCCACAACGACCTGGCGTGGGCCTGCCGGGTGACGCGAGGATATGCGACGGCCGGTCTCGACACCGGTGCTCCGGAGCTGCACACCGATCTGCCGAGACTCGACGCCGGTGGTGTCGGCGGCCAGTTCTGGTCGGTCTGGGTCGACCCGGTGCTTGAGGGTGCGGATCAGGTGGTCGCCACACTCGAGCAGATCGACTTCGTGCACCGTCTGATCGACGCCTACCCGGATCGGTTGCGCTTCGCCCGCACCGCGGAAGAGACGAGGGCGGCCATCGCCGAGGGCAAGATCGCCTCGTTGATCGGGGTGGAGGGCGGTGCTCAGCTCGCCGGCTCGCTCGCGGTGCTCCGGCAGTATGCGCGGCTGGGCGCGAGGTATCTGACTCTGACGTGGTCGCGTACGACCGACTGGGCGGATTCTGCGACGGACGAGGCCGCGCACGACGGGCTCACCGGCTTCGGTCGGGAGGTCGTGCGCGAGATGAATCGCATCGGCGTACTGGTGGACCTGGCGCATGTGTCGCCGGCGACCATGCGCGACGCGCTCGACACGACGTCGCGCCCGGTGATCGTGAGCCATTCCTGCGCCAAGGAGCTCTGCCGCCACGACCGAAATGTTCCCGACGACGTGCTCGCCCGCATCGGGGCGGCCGGCGGGGTCGTGATGGTCGCGTTCGTGCCGTCGTTCCTCGACGAGGATCGCCGGAGATGGGTGCGGGAGGGCGAGGTCGGCGAAGCCCCCCACGTGGGAGTCGGCCGGGTGGCGGACCACGTCGAGCATGTGCGGCGAGTCGCCGGCGTGCACGCTGTCGGTCTTGGCGCCGACTATGACGGGACCGACGCGATGCCGATCGGGCTCGCCGATGTGTCCGGCTACCCGGCGCTGTTCGCCGAGCTGGCCGGTCGGGGATGGAGCGACGCGGAGCTTCGGGGGCTGGCATGCGACAACGTGCTGAGAGTGCTGGAGGCGTCTGACGCCGATCACCTGGCATTCCTCGCCGGGGAGGCCGGTGCGCCGAGCGCCACGGCGATCGCGCCCGCCGTGGATACAGAGACGCGGGAGACGACGTGAGCGCGGAACAGCACGAGGCTGTGGAGCAGGAGCGCACGCCCCGCGTGCTCGTGGTGGTCAACTCGCCGAATTCCGGGCCCCGACGGCTCGCCGACTGGCTCGTCGAGGCCCGCATCGAGGTCGAGCCGATCCTCGGCGCTGGCGGGCTGCCCGAGACGCTCGAGGGCTTCGACGGCCTGGTCCTGCTGGGCGGAGGGCTCATGCCCGACGACGACGAGCGGGCGCCCTGGCTGCCCGCGGAGCGCCGGCTGGCAGCCGAGGCGATCGATCGCGACCTGCCGACACTGGGGATCTGCCTGGGGGCGCAGCTGATCGCCCATGTCGCAGGGGGCGAGGTACGTGCGAAGTACGGACCGACCGAGCGCGGAGCGACGGTCATCCGCGCGAACGACCGCGGACGACAGGATGCGCTGCTCTCGGCCTGCGTCGACGGTGCACCGATGATCGAGAATCACGAGGACATGATCACCCGCCTGCCCCCGGAAGCCGAGCTGCTCGCGTCGAGCGACGAGGTGGAGAATCAGGCATTCGTGATCGGCACGCATGTGCGCGGCGTGCAGTTCCACCCTGAGGCCAGTGCGGCGGACCTCGCGAACTGGGACGATGCGGCTCTGCGCGGCGAGGGGCGCGAGCTCGCGCAGCTGCTCGCCACGGCAGAATCGCTGCACGAGCAGAACACCGCCGCGAGTCGTCGGCTGATTCTCGCCTTCGCCCACGAGGTTCGCGACCACGCATCCGCCGCGCGCCCGGCCATGCGGCCCGGGGCTTGACTCGAGGACGTGAATGAGCGTTCACAGCGTTCAGCGGCTGAAGCTGACGGTACGGCTTGTCAACGTCGTCGCGATCGTCGGCGTGGGCGCGGCGACCGTCTGGTTCGGGTTCGCCGCCGCCGATGCATCTGGTGCTCAGATGGCCGCGGCCAGCGCGACGTTCGCGGCATTCGCGAGCGGGTGGGCGGGCGCTTTCGCCGCTGTCACGTCAAAGCTGAGGTCGGGCGAGGCGACTCAGGCCTGAGTGAGTCCGCTCGCGTCTGGGCGCAAAGCGCCGGGAACCGCGACACGAACCTCGGCAGACACGCCCTGGGTCTCGTCGGCGCCCGGGCTGTTCATGAGGACGCCAATCGTTCGGCGAGCTGCACGGTCGCGGCCACGATGGGCGTGCGAAGTTCGGGCTGCGAGCCGTGGTCGCGGCTCGGATGCACTCGGTTGGTCAGCAGCACGAACGACCACTCGCCGTTCGGCACCGTGAAGAAGCCGGTGCCTGTGAACCCCGTGTGGCTGGCGGTGGGGCCAGGAGCCGCTGCGCACCACTTCTCGCCGATGCGCAGCCCGTAGCTCGGCCGATAGCCGGACTCGGCGGATGGGACGCCCGGTGCCGGCTCGGTGAGCCAGGCGTGCACCCGGGGCCGCAGGCCCTCGCCGGTGCGCAGTGCTTCCGCGAAGCGAAGCAGATCCGGGGCGGTGCCGAAGATTCCCGCGTTGCCACTCACGCCTCCGAGCGCGAAGGCCGTTTCGTCGTGTACCTCGCCTTGCACCATCCCGCGCCCCGGGTCGTACTCGGTCGCCGCGATGCGGGGCCATTCTCCGGGATCCGGGCGGTATCCGGTGTGCTGCAGGCCCAACGGGCGCAGCACGTGCTCGGTGACGAGCGCGTCGTGCGGCTTGCCACTGAGCTCGGTCGCGAGGAGACCGGCCCAGATGAAGCTGAGACAGGCGTACCGGTGCACGGCTCCCGGCCTGTCGATGGGACGGGCGGTGCGGCGAAAGCGCTCGGCGCCGGGGTCTGGCTCGTGATCATCCCACGAGGCCTGAAAACCGGCACTGTGGGTCAGCAGGTGCTCGAGCGTGAGGTCCCGCAGAGACCCCTCTCTGAACTCCGGCAGATAGTCCGAGAGGGGCACTGAGGGAGTGAGGCCGCGCACATCGAGCTCGGTGAGCAGCGCGGTGGCGACGAACGCCTTCGTCACCGAGGCCAGGTCGAACTTGGTCTCGGTGGTGACGGGGAATGCTGCTGTCGCAGTGGCGACCCCCGGAGCATCCCACATCCTGGTGGTGCCGAGAGCTCTCTGCGCGACGACTCTGCCACCGACACTCGCGAGCAGCACCGCGGCCGAACCGGCCCCGGGCGCGATCGCCTGCTCGAGCAGTTCGTCGAGTGCCCGTTCCGATCGGTCAGCAGACTCCGTCATCGCCACACTCGTGGAGTCTAGGCGACTGTGCGCCTCAACCGCTTATCTGAAGTGATCACTCGACCGGCGAAGAGCCCCACGTCGACCTCGCTCGAAGACCATGCGTCCGATCATGGTCACCCGATGGCGTCTTCGTCGTTCAGTACCCTCGACACGGTGCTGCGCCCCAGTTCGGCCATGGCCGGATTCGACTCCTCGTAGTACCAGGCAAGCCCCATCGCCTGCTGCAGCGCCCACGCGGCGCCGCGGCGCCATTCGTCATCCGACGCGCCGATCGCATTTCGCAGCGTCCGACGCGATCCCTGATCCAGCAGATGCCAGGCGCACACGAGATCCAGCGAACGATCCGCGGGACCGAACGATCCGCCGTCGAGGACCCCGGCCAGCCCGTCGCCCGTCACGAGCAGGTTCGCGGGTGTGAGATCACGGTGGCTCATGACGTGCTCGCCCGCCGTCGGCACCGCGCGCAGTGCATCCCACACGATCGCGACCCGGTCGACATCCAGCAGACCGACGCTCCGCGCGAGGCAGTGCGTCATCCACTCATCGTGGTCGCTGAGCACCCCTCCGCGGCCCCGCCCGTCGAAGACCCGCGCGCCTGTGGGGACAGCGCGCATCGCCAGGATCAGTTCGCCGAGCTCGGCCGCGAACCTCGTCGCCGACGCGACGCAGAAGGGATCGGCCACCTCCCCTGGAAGCCACGTCTGCAGCGACCATGCCGACGGATACCGCTCATCGCCCGCGCCCACCCCGACGGGCTCGGGAGCGGGGAAGGGGCTCGCCACCGCGAAAGCCGAAAGCGATCCGGCCTCCGTCTCCAGATCAGCGACGGAGACGGAAGCCAACGGGAACCGCGCCGTCAGGTGCGCGCCCACCCGGAAGATCGCATTCACCGTGCCCGCACCGGCCAGTGCCGCTACCGGCAGATCTCGCAGACGCGGGAACTCGCGGGCGATCAGCGCGCCCGCGAGTTCCTCGTCGACAGCCAGCTGGCCGTCATGCATCCGCGGTGTCATGGAACCTGTGCCATCCGAGGCGCTGCGTGTCGATTCGGTGCGTTTCGGCTCGGTGCGTTTCGGCTCGGTGCGTTTCGACTCGCTTCGCTCGCTCGACGACCGGGAGGGCTCGCTCGACGACCGGGAGGGCTCTGTCGACCACCAGCACCGGGATGATCAGCCCTTCAGCCGGGCTATCCAGGCCTCGACGTCCTCGGCGGTGCGCGGGATGTCGGCCGACAGGTTGACCGCGCCGTCCGCGGTCATCAGGATGTCGTCCTCGATGCGCACGCCGATGCCGCGCAGCTCTTCCGGAACCGTGAGGTCGTCGATCTGGAAGTACAGTCCCGGCTCGATCGTGAAGACCATGCCCTCTTCGAGCACGCCGTCGTAGTACATCTCGCGACGAGCCTGGGCGCAGTCGTGCACGTCGATGCCGAGGTGGTGCGAGGTGCCGTGCACCATGTAGCGGCGGTGCTGGCCGCCCTTGTCCGCGTCCAGGGCCTCTTCGGCCGTCACCGGCAGCAGGCCCCACTCGGCGGTGCGCTTCGCGATGACCTCCATCGCGGCCTCGTGCACGCTCCGGAACCTCACGCCGGGCTTCGCCGCCGCGAACGCGGCATCAGCGGCCTCGAGCACGACCTCGTAGACGCGGCGCTGCACCTCTGTGAAGGTGCCGTTCACCGGCAGGGTGCGCGTGATGTCTGCGGTGTACTGGCTGTCGACCTCGACGCCCGCGTCGATGAGGATCAGGTCGCCGGGCACCACGGCACCGTCGTTGCGGGTCCAGTGCAGGTAGCACGCGTGATGGCCCGAGGCGGCGATGGTGTCGTAGCCCTCCCAGTGCCCATCGCTGCGCGCGCGCTGGTGGAAGACACCCTCGACGATGCGCTCGCCGCGCGGGTGGGCGACGGCGCGGTCGAAGTCGCGGATGATGTCGTCGAATCCGGATGCCGTGACGGCGACCGCGTGCCGCATCTCGGCGATCTCGAACTCGTCCTTCACGAGGCGCAGCTCGGACACGAAGCGGGTGAGCTCCTCGTCGGCGTCGACGACGAGGTCGTCGTCTCCCGCGACGAAGGTGTCGACGTGCGCGGTGGCGACGTCGAGGTCGGCGGCGACCCCGGCGAGCGAGGGACGCGGTCCGATCCAGAACTCTCCGATCGTGGCATCCGAGTAGAACTCGCTCGTGTTGCGGTCGGCACGCTCGCGGAAGTACAGCGTGATCTCGTGCCCGTCATCGGTCGGCTCGAAGACGAGCAGCGAGTCGGGCTCGGACTCGTTCGCCCAGCCGGTCAGGTGCACGAACGCCGAGTGTGCGCGGAACGGATAGTCCGTGTCGTTGCTGCGCTGCTTGAACGATCCGGCGGGGATCACCAGACGCCTGCCGCGGAACGCCTCCGACACCTTCGCGCGGCGTGCGGCGGCGAAGGGGGCCTGCGCACGCGGTGCCGGCATGGACTCAGGGCGATCGGCCCAACCGGTGGAGATGGTGTCGAGGAACCCGCGGGGGAACGGCTGCTTGCGCGGGTTCTTCTCTTCGGCGACGGGCTCGGCGGGGGTTTCGACGGCGGCGTCGTTGTCTGCGCTGGTCATGCATCCATCCTCTCACCGCACGACCCGCACGGAAGGCCCGGCCGAGAGTCCCGGTTGTCGGTCCCCGCGCTTCTCGGCTATCGTGAGCGCGTGTCCTTCTCCTGTCGCTGTTGTCGCTGAGCGCTTCGCTCTCATCTTCGACGACCCCGACGGCACACCGCCTCCGCACAGTTCTCCGGCTGCGGGCGGTCTCATTCACAGGACCCTCTCATGCGCTACGCGACGCACATCGCCGACCTCGTCGGCGGCACACCCCTCGTCCGCCTGAACCGCGTCACCGACGGCATCGCCGCCACGGTGCTGGCGAAGGTGGAGTACCTCAACCCCGGCGGATCCGCCAAGGATCGCATCGCCCGCCGCATCATCGACGCCGCGGAGCGCGAGGGCCGGCTGCAACCCGGCGGCACGATCGTCGAGCCGACGAGCGGCAACACCGGCGTCGGCCTGGCGCTGGTCGCCCTGGAGCGCGGCTACAGGATGATCTTCGTCGTGCCCGACAAGTTCGCAGGCGAGAAGGTCGATGTGCTGAAGGCCTACGGCGCCGAGGTCGTGATGACTCCCACGAACGTGCCGCCCGAGCATCCCGACTCCTACTACAGCGTCTCCGACCGGCTCGCCCGCGAGATCCCCGGTGCGTTCAAGCCGAACCAGTTCGCCAACCAGAATGGCCCGCTCGGGCACTACGAGACGACCGGGCCCGAGATCTGGAACGACACCGACGGCCGCGTGACTCACTTCGTCGCAGGCATCGGCACCGGCGGAACGATCAGCGGAACCGGGCGTTTTCTCAAGGAGCAGGGCGATGTCGTGATCGTCGGCGCCGACCCCGAGGGGTCGATCTACTCCGGCGGCCCTGTGCACGGGTACGCCGTCGAGGGCGTCGGCGAGGACTTCATCCCCGACACCTTCGATCCGGCGGTCGTCGACCGGTACGAGAGGGTTCCCGATGCCGAGAGCTTCGCGATGACGCGCAGACTCGCCCGCGAGGAGGGCCTGCTGGTCGGCGGGTCGTCGGGCATGGCCGCGGTCGCCGCGCTGCGGACGGCCCGCGACCTGCCGCAGGATGCAGTCGTGGTGGTGCTGCTGCCCGATCATGGCCGCGGCTATCTCTCGAAGCTCTACGACGACACATGGCTCGCCGAGCACGGCTTCGCCGACCTCGTCACCCCGAGCACCCCCGCGGACCCCACCGTCAGGAGCATCCGATGACCCACTTCGCCCGCGCCTTCGCCAGCCTCGCCGTGCACGCCGGCCAGGAGTTCGACCCCACCACCGGTGCGGTGATCCCGC
It encodes:
- a CDS encoding serine hydrolase domain-containing protein gives rise to the protein MTESADRSERALDELLEQAIAPGAGSAAVLLASVGGRVVAQRALGTTRMWDAPGVATATAAFPVTTETKFDLASVTKAFVATALLTELDVRGLTPSVPLSDYLPEFREGSLRDLTLEHLLTHSAGFQASWDDHEPDPGAERFRRTARPIDRPGAVHRYACLSFIWAGLLATELSGKPHDALVTEHVLRPLGLQHTGYRPDPGEWPRIAATEYDPGRGMVQGEVHDETAFALGGVSGNAGIFGTAPDLLRFAEALRTGEGLRPRVHAWLTEPAPGVPSAESGYRPSYGLRIGEKWCAAAPGPTASHTGFTGTGFFTVPNGEWSFVLLTNRVHPSRDHGSQPELRTPIVAATVQLAERLASS
- a CDS encoding dipeptidase, which produces MSGAETSSYPVIDGHNDLAWACRVTRGYATAGLDTGAPELHTDLPRLDAGGVGGQFWSVWVDPVLEGADQVVATLEQIDFVHRLIDAYPDRLRFARTAEETRAAIAEGKIASLIGVEGGAQLAGSLAVLRQYARLGARYLTLTWSRTTDWADSATDEAAHDGLTGFGREVVREMNRIGVLVDLAHVSPATMRDALDTTSRPVIVSHSCAKELCRHDRNVPDDVLARIGAAGGVVMVAFVPSFLDEDRRRWVREGEVGEAPHVGVGRVADHVEHVRRVAGVHAVGLGADYDGTDAMPIGLADVSGYPALFAELAGRGWSDAELRGLACDNVLRVLEASDADHLAFLAGEAGAPSATAIAPAVDTETRETT
- a CDS encoding aminopeptidase P family protein, with the protein product MTSADNDAAVETPAEPVAEEKNPRKQPFPRGFLDTISTGWADRPESMPAPRAQAPFAAARRAKVSEAFRGRRLVIPAGSFKQRSNDTDYPFRAHSAFVHLTGWANESEPDSLLVFEPTDDGHEITLYFRERADRNTSEFYSDATIGEFWIGPRPSLAGVAADLDVATAHVDTFVAGDDDLVVDADEELTRFVSELRLVKDEFEIAEMRHAVAVTASGFDDIIRDFDRAVAHPRGERIVEGVFHQRARSDGHWEGYDTIAASGHHACYLHWTRNDGAVVPGDLILIDAGVEVDSQYTADITRTLPVNGTFTEVQRRVYEVVLEAADAAFAAAKPGVRFRSVHEAAMEVIAKRTAEWGLLPVTAEEALDADKGGQHRRYMVHGTSHHLGIDVHDCAQARREMYYDGVLEEGMVFTIEPGLYFQIDDLTVPEELRGIGVRIEDDILMTADGAVNLSADIPRTAEDVEAWIARLKG
- a CDS encoding pyridoxal-phosphate dependent enzyme — translated: MRYATHIADLVGGTPLVRLNRVTDGIAATVLAKVEYLNPGGSAKDRIARRIIDAAEREGRLQPGGTIVEPTSGNTGVGLALVALERGYRMIFVVPDKFAGEKVDVLKAYGAEVVMTPTNVPPEHPDSYYSVSDRLAREIPGAFKPNQFANQNGPLGHYETTGPEIWNDTDGRVTHFVAGIGTGGTISGTGRFLKEQGDVVIVGADPEGSIYSGGPVHGYAVEGVGEDFIPDTFDPAVVDRYERVPDAESFAMTRRLAREEGLLVGGSSGMAAVAALRTARDLPQDAVVVVLLPDHGRGYLSKLYDDTWLAEHGFADLVTPSTPADPTVRSIR
- a CDS encoding phosphotransferase translates to MHDGQLAVDEELAGALIAREFPRLRDLPVAALAGAGTVNAIFRVGAHLTARFPLASVSVADLETEAGSLSAFAVASPFPAPEPVGVGAGDERYPSAWSLQTWLPGEVADPFCVASATRFAAELGELILAMRAVPTGARVFDGRGRGGVLSDHDEWMTHCLARSVGLLDVDRVAIVWDALRAVPTAGEHVMSHRDLTPANLLVTGDGLAGVLDGGSFGPADRSLDLVCAWHLLDQGSRRTLRNAIGASDDEWRRGAAWALQQAMGLAWYYEESNPAMAELGRSTVSRVLNDEDAIG
- a CDS encoding MurR/RpiR family transcriptional regulator is translated as MNTDSNDEHDRSLPSPRDRFGERFRPNLSAEGIQARVIENEVRSLTQTLEELAATGDVPRAAALILGARRRYIAGEGKAAAYAQLLNADLSATLSNVFLADGRALSPLTVLTDVRASDVLIAFSMRRYREETIRLGRLFHEAGGQLVVITDSEDAPLAGRATVLIRVHTASASYADSSTAVAAVCHLLSTLTTASSKGARRRLSMRDHYAAELAFYGPDRDQEARS
- the menC gene encoding o-succinylbenzoate synthase; this translates as MRIERVRLFFVRLPLLHRFETSSHSKDGIEHVVVELTDRDGTVGWGEIASPSDPFFCSETVDTSWNMAVRHLVHRVLAHEWEHPADLEASWAKVRGYEFAKAGFAGAAWDLFSRTQGISLASALGGTRSEVRSGVSLGIEPSIDALLAQVERQLEAGYGRVKLKIAPGWDLEPVRATRAAFPKIDLHVDANAAYLRGEESTALFRSLDGFELTMIEQPFGARDFIAHAELQEHLQTPICLDESIVSIEDLETMLRMRAGRILNIKVSRMGGLTRARQAHDLAEQSGVPVWCGGMHEFGIGRATNVALSSLPNFSLPSDVSGSDKYYARDIIDPPVRAIDGTVAVSTSPGLGHRVDVDWIEREALQTFDSALADQAGAATRVPVAAGGVA
- a CDS encoding type 1 glutamine amidotransferase — protein: MSAEQHEAVEQERTPRVLVVVNSPNSGPRRLADWLVEARIEVEPILGAGGLPETLEGFDGLVLLGGGLMPDDDERAPWLPAERRLAAEAIDRDLPTLGICLGAQLIAHVAGGEVRAKYGPTERGATVIRANDRGRQDALLSACVDGAPMIENHEDMITRLPPEAELLASSDEVENQAFVIGTHVRGVQFHPEASAADLANWDDAALRGEGRELAQLLATAESLHEQNTAASRRLILAFAHEVRDHASAARPAMRPGA